Proteins from one Streptococcus mitis B6 genomic window:
- the plsY gene encoding glycerol-3-phosphate 1-O-acyltransferase PlsY, whose product MITIVLLILAYLLGSIPSGLWIGQVFFQINLREHGSGNTGTTNTFRILGKKAGMATFVIDFFKGTLATLLPIIFHLQGVSPLIFGLLAVIGHTFPIFAGFKGGKAVATSAGVIFGFAPVFCLYLAVVFFGTLYLGSMISLSSVTASIAAVIGVLLFPLFSFILNHYDPLFIAIILALASLIIIRHKDNITRIKNKTENLVPWGLNLTHQNPKK is encoded by the coding sequence ATGATTACAATAGTTTTATTAATCCTAGCCTATCTGCTGGGTTCGATTCCGTCTGGTCTCTGGATTGGACAAGTATTCTTTCAAATCAATCTACGCGAGCATGGTTCTGGTAACACTGGAACGACCAATACCTTTCGCATTTTAGGCAAAAAAGCAGGTATGGCGACCTTTGTAATTGATTTTTTCAAAGGAACCCTAGCAACGCTTCTTCCGATTATTTTTCATCTGCAAGGTGTTTCACCTCTTATCTTTGGACTTTTGGCTGTTATTGGTCATACCTTCCCTATCTTTGCAGGATTTAAGGGTGGCAAGGCTGTCGCTACCAGTGCTGGAGTGATTTTCGGATTTGCGCCTGTTTTCTGTCTCTACCTTGCAGTTGTTTTCTTTGGAACCCTCTATCTTGGTAGTATGATTTCACTATCTAGTGTCACAGCATCTATCGCAGCCGTCATCGGAGTTCTACTCTTTCCACTTTTTAGTTTTATCCTGAATCACTATGACCCTCTCTTCATCGCTATTATCCTAGCTCTTGCTAGTTTGATCATCATTCGCCATAAGGACAATATCACACGCATCAAAAATAAAACTGAAAATTTGGTCCCTTGGGGATTGAACCTAACCCATCAAAATCCTAAAAAATAA